Proteins encoded by one window of Acetivibrio thermocellus ATCC 27405:
- the murA gene encoding UDP-N-acetylglucosamine 1-carboxyvinyltransferase: protein MPKLIVTETKPLHGKVRISGAKNSVLPIIAASILGDSESVIEEVPDLTDVKIMCELLESFGVDVNFLSDKSKLFINTRDILNTTAPYELVNKMRASILVMGPLLARTGIAKISLPGGCAIGTRPVDLHLKGFAAMGAEIEQGHGYIEARVNGRLRGNKIYLDFPSVGATENIMMAAVLAEGQTIIENAAIEPEIVDLATYLTAMGADIKGAGTDTIKINGVNSLKGTNHAVIPDRIEAGTFMVAAAVTGGDVIIENIVPDHVKPITAKLREAGVEVSEELSSIHVRAGDTIKPIDIKTHPYPGFPTDMQAQMTSLMTKAEGTSMVIETIFENRFMHLAELKRMGANVKIEGRSAIIEGRCKLTGAKVRATDLRAGAALVLAGLVAEGVTEITEIEHIERGYVKIHEKLNALGANIQRVEDEQ from the coding sequence GTGCCCAAATTAATTGTAACTGAAACAAAGCCTTTACATGGAAAGGTGAGAATCAGCGGCGCAAAGAATTCTGTACTGCCTATTATTGCCGCCTCAATATTAGGGGACAGTGAAAGTGTTATTGAGGAAGTTCCGGATCTTACTGATGTAAAAATCATGTGTGAACTTTTGGAGTCTTTTGGGGTGGATGTTAATTTTTTATCAGATAAATCCAAGTTGTTTATCAATACACGGGATATTCTAAATACAACGGCACCTTATGAGCTGGTAAATAAGATGCGGGCGTCAATTCTTGTTATGGGTCCGCTGCTCGCGAGAACGGGAATAGCCAAAATTTCCCTTCCGGGAGGATGCGCCATAGGTACAAGGCCTGTGGATTTGCATCTGAAAGGGTTTGCGGCAATGGGAGCCGAGATAGAACAAGGACATGGTTATATAGAAGCAAGAGTAAACGGAAGATTAAGAGGAAACAAGATTTATCTGGATTTTCCCAGTGTGGGTGCCACGGAAAATATTATGATGGCCGCAGTTTTGGCGGAAGGCCAGACAATTATTGAGAATGCGGCAATTGAGCCGGAAATAGTGGACCTTGCCACATATCTTACTGCCATGGGTGCGGATATAAAGGGTGCCGGTACGGACACCATCAAGATAAACGGCGTCAACAGTTTGAAAGGAACCAATCACGCGGTAATACCGGACAGAATTGAAGCGGGAACATTTATGGTGGCCGCGGCGGTGACCGGAGGAGACGTGATTATTGAAAACATAGTGCCGGATCATGTAAAGCCGATTACTGCAAAACTCAGGGAAGCCGGCGTTGAGGTATCTGAAGAGCTCTCAAGCATACATGTGAGAGCAGGTGACACAATAAAGCCTATTGATATAAAAACGCATCCATATCCCGGTTTTCCGACGGATATGCAGGCGCAGATGACTTCTTTGATGACCAAGGCGGAAGGAACCAGCATGGTCATTGAGACCATTTTTGAAAACAGATTTATGCATCTGGCAGAACTTAAGAGAATGGGAGCAAATGTTAAAATTGAAGGAAGAAGTGCGATTATTGAGGGTAGATGCAAGCTTACGGGAGCAAAGGTAAGGGCAACGGACCTCAGAGCCGGTGCGGCCCTTGTTTTGGCAGGCCTTGTAGCGGAAGGTGTTACCGAAATTACGGAAATAGAGCATATTGAAAGAGGGTACGTGAAAATACACGAAAAGCTCAATGCTCTTGGAGCTAACATTCAAAGAGTGGAAGATGAGCAGTAA
- the spoIID gene encoding stage II sporulation protein D produces the protein MKRFVRYVLIMTIIVVVLPMVIVKGCSTVIEDIVPEEKEDVKIKVYVKDKGEVEEMSLEEYLKGVVAAEMPADFELEALKAQAVAARTYAYGRIKKFYSPKDDTHKGADICTDPGHCQAWIKKEDAMAKWGTLKAFDNWNKIERAVRETEGIIILYDKKVVNPVFHANSGGMTENSEDVWEGVEVPYLKSVKSEGEDESPGYKVQTVFKEEEITKKLKEQYPDMDIEPENLLDEIEILERTQAGRVKEMKIEDVVIKGTELRALLDLRSTNFTIEKGKEGEVIITTIGYGHGVGMSQWGANNLAKNGGTYEEILKHYYTGVYLDTIENFEAANP, from the coding sequence ATGAAAAGATTTGTTAGATATGTTTTGATAATGACAATAATAGTGGTTGTACTTCCCATGGTTATTGTGAAAGGGTGCAGCACCGTGATTGAGGATATTGTACCCGAAGAAAAAGAAGATGTGAAGATAAAGGTGTATGTTAAAGATAAAGGTGAAGTTGAAGAAATGTCTCTGGAAGAGTATCTCAAGGGTGTAGTGGCTGCTGAAATGCCTGCGGATTTTGAACTGGAAGCTCTCAAGGCACAGGCTGTTGCTGCCCGTACCTATGCATACGGAAGAATAAAAAAATTCTATTCGCCAAAAGATGATACCCATAAAGGCGCCGACATTTGCACCGATCCGGGACATTGTCAGGCATGGATAAAAAAAGAGGACGCAATGGCAAAATGGGGAACGCTCAAAGCCTTTGACAACTGGAACAAAATTGAAAGGGCCGTCAGGGAAACCGAGGGAATAATTATTTTGTATGATAAAAAAGTGGTAAATCCCGTATTCCATGCAAACAGTGGAGGAATGACAGAAAATTCCGAAGATGTCTGGGAAGGGGTGGAGGTACCTTATTTAAAAAGCGTAAAGAGCGAAGGTGAGGATGAAAGCCCGGGATACAAGGTACAGACGGTGTTTAAGGAAGAGGAAATAACGAAAAAATTAAAAGAACAATACCCTGATATGGATATAGAGCCGGAAAATCTATTGGATGAAATTGAGATATTAGAGAGGACTCAGGCGGGAAGAGTAAAAGAAATGAAAATAGAGGATGTGGTTATAAAGGGAACGGAGCTTAGAGCTTTATTGGACTTAAGATCCACGAATTTTACCATCGAAAAAGGAAAAGAGGGCGAAGTCATAATAACAACGATTGGATATGGTCATGGGGTTGGAATGAGCCAGTGGGGGGCAAACAATCTGGCAAAAAACGGGGGAACGTATGAGGAAATTTTAAAGCATTATTACACGGGGGTGTACCTTGACACCATAGAAAATTTCGAAGCAGCCAACCCGTAA
- a CDS encoding M23 family metallopeptidase, with translation MDFKKLFPDKKISQKKVLDFLDKKGFYIVLALCITAIAATAAVITAHNIRSSRSIGEEDIISPDMASSIMDENGNSSSYLLPQDGFENEDAAETLGKASEAVKPTEPAASPKVQESPKPSDKPQKTETSTKTENKDEKTQNTKSSGKTESKSANKSEGKTESGKKVTFVMPVYGEVTFEYAMDRLVYSKTLDEWRAHSGVDLRADRGTPVKVVADGVVTEVKNDPRFGVTVIVEHENGLKTVYANLASGDMVTPNQKVKQGEIIGSIGNTAIIESAEPAHLHFEVLKDNKPVDPKDYLQLPSDGKK, from the coding sequence GTGGATTTTAAAAAATTGTTTCCTGACAAGAAAATTTCACAAAAGAAAGTGTTGGATTTTCTCGATAAAAAAGGATTCTATATTGTTTTGGCTTTGTGTATAACTGCAATTGCAGCTACAGCCGCAGTAATTACAGCTCATAACATACGCTCATCGAGAAGTATTGGTGAGGAAGATATAATCTCGCCTGATATGGCAAGCAGTATAATGGATGAAAACGGAAATAGCAGTAGTTACTTGTTACCGCAGGACGGTTTTGAAAATGAAGATGCGGCAGAAACACTCGGAAAGGCATCCGAAGCAGTAAAGCCGACCGAACCTGCTGCAAGTCCGAAAGTCCAGGAAAGTCCAAAACCTTCGGACAAGCCTCAGAAAACAGAAACATCAACAAAAACGGAAAACAAGGACGAGAAAACTCAAAACACAAAATCATCGGGAAAAACTGAAAGCAAATCCGCAAACAAATCCGAAGGCAAGACTGAGAGTGGCAAGAAAGTTACATTTGTAATGCCTGTTTATGGAGAAGTGACTTTTGAATATGCTATGGACAGGCTGGTTTATTCAAAAACTTTGGATGAATGGCGCGCTCACAGTGGTGTGGATTTGAGAGCGGACAGAGGTACTCCTGTCAAAGTTGTTGCCGACGGTGTGGTAACTGAAGTTAAAAACGATCCCAGGTTTGGTGTGACTGTAATTGTTGAGCACGAAAACGGCCTGAAAACAGTGTATGCAAATCTTGCCAGCGGAGACATGGTAACTCCGAACCAGAAGGTCAAACAGGGTGAAATAATCGGAAGCATAGGGAATACCGCAATTATTGAATCAGCAGAACCTGCACACCTTCACTTTGAAGTTTTGAAAGACAATAAACCTGTTGACCCGAAGGATTATCTCCAGTTGCCTTCGGATGGCAAAAAATAG
- the spoIIID gene encoding sporulation transcriptional regulator SpoIIID, which produces MKSYIEERAVELANYIVENKATVRAAAKKFGISKSTVHKDVTERLLQINSALAEQAKAVLDKNKAERHIRGGMATKAKYKGNVEAKK; this is translated from the coding sequence TTGAAAAGTTATATAGAAGAGAGAGCTGTGGAACTTGCCAACTACATAGTTGAAAACAAAGCGACCGTGAGGGCTGCTGCGAAAAAATTTGGAATAAGCAAAAGCACTGTTCACAAGGATGTGACGGAAAGACTTCTGCAAATCAATTCCGCCCTGGCCGAGCAGGCAAAGGCGGTATTGGACAAAAATAAAGCGGAAAGGCACATAAGAGGCGGTATGGCGACAAAAGCAAAATATAAAGGAAACGTGGAGGCTAAAAAATAA
- a CDS encoding rod shape-determining protein: MFGLGQDIGIDLGTASVLVYIKGKGIVLKEPSVVAIDKNTNKLLAVGEEARRMLGRTPGNIVAIRPLRDGVISDYDITEKMLKHFIGKVCGNKAFRFFKPRIVVCVPSGVTEVEKRAVREAAMQAGARKTYLIEEPIAAAIGAGIDISKACGSMVIDVGGGTTDIAVISLGGIVVSASIKVAGDKFDEAISRYMRKKHNIMIGERTAEELKINIGTVYPRVQEVSMEIRGRNLISGLPKTITVTSSEIMEALEEPVSSIVEVVHSVLERTPPELASDISDRGIVMTGGGSLIYGFDKLIQEKTGINVVIADDAVSCVALGTGKALEHIEAIEKSESGEKTINYI; encoded by the coding sequence TTGTTTGGCCTTGGACAGGATATAGGTATAGATTTGGGAACGGCATCGGTACTTGTTTACATAAAAGGAAAAGGCATAGTATTAAAAGAACCTTCGGTTGTGGCAATTGATAAAAATACAAATAAGCTTCTGGCTGTTGGAGAGGAAGCCAGGCGAATGCTTGGCAGGACTCCCGGAAATATTGTCGCAATAAGACCGCTCAGGGATGGCGTAATATCCGATTATGACATTACGGAGAAAATGTTAAAGCATTTTATAGGAAAGGTGTGCGGCAACAAGGCATTCAGGTTTTTCAAGCCAAGGATTGTTGTGTGTGTGCCCAGCGGGGTTACCGAGGTGGAAAAACGGGCGGTAAGAGAGGCGGCAATGCAGGCCGGTGCGAGAAAAACATATCTTATTGAGGAACCTATTGCGGCTGCAATTGGAGCAGGTATTGATATTTCAAAGGCTTGCGGAAGCATGGTAATAGATGTGGGCGGAGGTACCACCGACATAGCTGTCATATCTCTTGGAGGTATTGTTGTAAGCGCTTCCATCAAGGTTGCCGGGGACAAGTTTGATGAGGCTATTTCAAGATATATGAGGAAAAAACACAATATCATGATTGGGGAACGTACTGCTGAAGAGTTAAAAATCAATATTGGTACGGTTTACCCCAGGGTTCAGGAAGTATCCATGGAAATTCGCGGAAGGAATCTCATATCGGGTCTGCCAAAAACTATTACCGTTACTTCCTCGGAGATTATGGAAGCATTGGAAGAGCCGGTTTCAAGCATTGTGGAAGTTGTACATTCGGTTCTTGAAAGGACGCCGCCTGAGCTTGCTTCGGATATAAGCGACCGTGGAATTGTGATGACCGGCGGCGGAAGTCTCATATACGGTTTTGACAAGCTGATACAGGAAAAGACGGGAATAAACGTGGTTATTGCGGATGATGCCGTGTCATGTGTGGCTCTGGGTACGGGCAAAGCGCTTGAGCATATAGAAGCCATTGAAAAGAGTGAATCGGGAGAGAAAACTATAAATTATATTTAG
- a CDS encoding flagellar hook-basal body protein: MIRGLYTSGWSMLANSKQMDVVSNNLANVNTTAFKKDTLILESFPDMLVRRINDSRSASNPSGRLGNVQLGNDVGEVFTYYTQGQLQKTDNNLDMAISNCDTAFFTVAVPGGNEEYTEYYTRDGSFALNAYGQLVTKEGYLVMGQNGVITLNSENFSVSDDGTIIQDGEAVARLLIRNFTDTTTLRKVGSNLVQRTENTQEQPFDGVVRQGYLEQSNVNSINEMINMITIMRSYEANQKILQAQDGTLEKAVNEIGVVR, translated from the coding sequence ATGATCAGAGGTCTTTACACGTCAGGTTGGAGCATGCTTGCCAACAGCAAGCAAATGGATGTTGTATCCAATAATCTTGCAAATGTCAATACCACTGCATTCAAAAAAGATACGTTGATATTGGAAAGCTTTCCTGATATGCTGGTAAGAAGAATCAATGACAGCCGCAGCGCAAGCAATCCTTCAGGAAGGTTGGGGAATGTGCAGCTTGGAAATGATGTGGGAGAGGTTTTTACATACTATACCCAGGGGCAGCTCCAGAAGACGGACAACAATTTGGACATGGCTATTTCAAATTGTGACACTGCCTTCTTTACCGTTGCGGTGCCCGGCGGGAACGAAGAGTATACAGAGTACTATACAAGGGACGGTTCTTTTGCACTGAATGCATACGGGCAACTGGTGACAAAGGAAGGTTACCTGGTAATGGGCCAAAACGGTGTCATTACCCTGAACTCGGAGAATTTCAGCGTTAGCGATGACGGTACGATTATTCAGGACGGCGAGGCTGTTGCAAGACTTTTAATAAGGAATTTTACCGATACTACAACTCTCAGGAAAGTGGGCTCAAACCTTGTGCAAAGAACTGAAAATACCCAGGAACAGCCCTTTGACGGAGTGGTAAGGCAGGGCTATCTTGAACAGTCAAATGTTAATTCCATTAATGAAATGATTAATATGATTACAATAATGCGTTCTTATGAGGCAAATCAAAAAATCCTTCAGGCCCAGGACGGAACGCTTGAAAAAGCGGTAAACGAAATAGGAGTTGTAAGATAG
- the flgG gene encoding flagellar basal-body rod protein FlgG, whose protein sequence is MMRALWTAGSGMTAQQLNVDVIANNLSNVNTTAYKKERLEFKDMLYDTLNRAYILDGEGRPVNLQVGYGTVPMATLKNFQSGNFEKTDNPLDLAIDGDGFFMVLGPRGDIVYTRDGSFKISVTENGNMLTTSDGYPVLDESGVEIILDIDISKLNVSSDGELSYTDENGVVVPLGQRIGLVKFPNRNGLESIGSNFYASTSASGEAVPDEELGKKSNIRQYYLESSNVQVVEEMVKLIVAQRAYEINSKAIQSADEMLGIANNLKR, encoded by the coding sequence ATGATGAGAGCACTGTGGACCGCGGGGTCGGGAATGACGGCTCAGCAGCTGAATGTTGACGTTATAGCAAACAATCTTTCGAATGTTAACACCACCGCATACAAAAAAGAAAGACTGGAATTTAAGGATATGCTCTATGACACCTTGAACAGGGCATATATCCTTGACGGAGAAGGAAGACCGGTAAATTTGCAGGTGGGATATGGAACGGTTCCCATGGCCACACTGAAAAACTTCCAGAGCGGAAACTTTGAGAAGACCGACAATCCTCTTGATCTTGCCATAGACGGCGATGGCTTTTTCATGGTGCTCGGTCCAAGGGGAGACATAGTTTATACCCGGGACGGAAGCTTTAAAATCAGTGTGACGGAAAACGGAAACATGCTCACAACATCGGACGGATACCCGGTGCTGGATGAGTCCGGAGTTGAAATAATACTTGATATTGATATATCCAAACTGAATGTTTCATCCGACGGGGAACTGAGCTACACCGACGAAAACGGGGTAGTAGTACCTCTGGGACAGAGAATTGGTCTTGTGAAATTCCCCAACAGAAACGGTCTTGAAAGTATCGGAAGCAACTTTTATGCAAGCACTTCCGCATCCGGAGAAGCGGTACCTGATGAGGAACTGGGCAAAAAGAGCAATATAAGGCAGTATTATCTTGAGTCGTCAAATGTGCAGGTAGTTGAGGAAATGGTTAAGCTCATTGTTGCCCAAAGGGCATATGAAATCAATTCCAAAGCAATTCAGTCAGCGGATGAAATGTTGGGCATAGCAAATAATTTAAAGAGATAA
- a CDS encoding rod-binding protein, which translates to MDISAISNKYLNNAIQSSSIKSSDDDFEKKLQNALENKDEKELKKVCKEFEGILLEIMYKQMRATVPKSDFIPADPGRDIFEDMLDEELVKEAAKAVNLGLADSLYKQLSRTLKSE; encoded by the coding sequence ATGGATATAAGTGCAATCAGCAATAAATATTTGAACAATGCAATACAAAGCAGCAGTATAAAGTCTTCCGATGACGATTTTGAGAAAAAACTTCAAAACGCTCTTGAAAACAAGGATGAAAAAGAACTTAAAAAGGTGTGCAAAGAGTTTGAAGGTATTTTGCTTGAGATTATGTACAAACAAATGAGAGCCACAGTCCCAAAATCTGACTTTATACCTGCTGATCCTGGAAGGGATATTTTTGAAGATATGCTGGACGAGGAACTTGTGAAGGAGGCTGCAAAGGCTGTCAATTTAGGCCTTGCGGACAGCCTTTACAAGCAGCTTTCGAGAACTCTCAAATCCGAATAA
- a CDS encoding phosphodiester glycosidase family protein, translating into MKNKVNIDTIIYLVLIITSLIFIYAGSFLFEEGSFIGNRGNNRTVDADTATDRNKPFPVVHKAVSTEINGIKQKINILEIDLSSGGVKIKPALAFDTIYGFQSLKDIAINNNAYAAVNAGFFYSYGEPSGMVVIDGKVYTKSTGKYPVFVVQGKNAFLSEIKSNIWILHGNRRIAADDINREGKPGETVVYTPVFGPTNRADKLHTSYIVENNRVARKFRGDTECKIPSDGMVITFYEPISSEEKFEVGDWIGIDIDPDFGPGFQAYECGSWLVRDGQVVAVDRDDWVGLLTNRDPRTAIGVKHDGKVVLVTVDGRQPGYSVGLSSRELAGYLLTLGIKDAAMLDGGASTQMIVQNKTVNRLPARERMLGGGIVVVVDEDL; encoded by the coding sequence ATGAAAAACAAGGTTAATATCGATACAATTATATACTTGGTTTTAATAATTACGTCCCTCATATTTATTTATGCAGGGAGTTTTTTATTTGAAGAGGGAAGTTTCATTGGAAACAGAGGGAATAACAGGACAGTAGATGCTGATACTGCCACTGATAGGAACAAACCGTTCCCTGTGGTGCACAAAGCTGTCAGTACGGAAATTAACGGAATAAAGCAGAAAATAAACATCTTGGAGATTGATTTGTCTTCAGGCGGTGTCAAAATAAAGCCGGCATTGGCTTTTGACACGATATATGGTTTTCAGAGCCTTAAAGATATTGCGATTAACAACAATGCTTATGCCGCCGTCAATGCAGGTTTTTTCTATTCATACGGAGAGCCTTCGGGAATGGTGGTTATTGACGGGAAAGTTTATACGAAGTCCACGGGAAAATACCCGGTTTTTGTTGTACAGGGTAAAAATGCTTTCTTAAGCGAAATTAAGAGCAATATATGGATATTGCACGGCAACAGAAGGATTGCGGCGGATGATATAAACAGAGAGGGAAAACCCGGTGAAACGGTGGTGTACACGCCGGTTTTCGGCCCTACAAACCGGGCGGACAAGCTCCATACATCATATATTGTGGAGAATAACAGAGTAGCAAGGAAATTTCGTGGGGATACGGAGTGCAAAATTCCTTCGGACGGAATGGTAATTACCTTTTATGAGCCCATTTCATCGGAAGAAAAATTTGAAGTGGGGGACTGGATCGGAATCGATATTGATCCGGATTTTGGGCCGGGATTTCAGGCGTATGAATGCGGAAGCTGGCTTGTAAGGGATGGACAGGTGGTGGCTGTTGACAGGGACGACTGGGTCGGACTTTTGACCAACCGGGACCCGAGGACGGCCATAGGAGTAAAGCATGACGGCAAGGTAGTGCTTGTTACCGTGGACGGGCGGCAGCCGGGATACAGTGTGGGACTATCGTCGAGGGAGCTTGCAGGCTATTTGCTGACTTTGGGGATTAAAGACGCTGCCATGCTGGACGGCGGAGCCTCAACCCAGATGATTGTACAAAACAAGACGGTAAACAGGCTTCCTGCCAGGGAAAGAATGCTGGGCGGAGGAATCGTGGTTGTTGTGGATGAGGATTTATAA
- the fabZ gene encoding 3-hydroxyacyl-ACP dehydratase FabZ: protein MLTNVEIQNIIPHKYPFLLIDKILEVEPGKRAVGIKNVTINEPFFQGHFPGNPIMPGVLIVEALAQTACVAGLMLEENKGKLGVFTGIESMKFRRQVVPGDTLRLEAEFLAFKLGMGKAKVVATVDGEVAAEGQIKFAMIDTNKKA, encoded by the coding sequence ATGCTGACCAATGTTGAAATTCAGAATATTATACCCCACAAATATCCATTTTTGTTGATTGATAAAATATTAGAAGTTGAACCCGGAAAGAGGGCGGTGGGAATAAAAAATGTCACAATAAATGAACCTTTCTTTCAGGGCCATTTTCCGGGAAACCCAATTATGCCGGGTGTTCTTATAGTTGAAGCCTTGGCACAGACCGCATGTGTTGCAGGACTGATGCTTGAAGAGAACAAAGGGAAACTGGGTGTTTTTACAGGTATTGAGTCGATGAAGTTTAGAAGGCAGGTGGTTCCCGGAGATACGTTGAGGCTTGAGGCTGAGTTTCTGGCATTTAAATTGGGAATGGGTAAAGCAAAGGTTGTCGCCACCGTGGACGGAGAAGTTGCAGCGGAAGGTCAGATAAAGTTTGCAATGATTGATACCAATAAGAAGGCTTAG
- the murC gene encoding UDP-N-acetylmuramate--L-alanine ligase: MEQLSILDPNKFKHVHFIGIGGISMSGLAEILLNLGFTVSGSDIRSSNITSKLEKKGIKIYTGHSEENIKDADLVVYTAAVKSDNPELAKAKSLGIPTLDRATLLGEIMKKYPFSVAVSGTHGKTTTTSMISLIMLKSALDPTIHIGGELDAIGGNTRIGSNKYFVAEACEYVESFLKFHPYLAVVLNIEADHLDYFKDIEHIKNAFLKFIRLVPENGYVVACADDQNVLSILKDVHCNIITFGLNSKNAMWTAEDISFNENGFAAFTVLKDNERITNIQLKVPGIHNISNALASIAACYALGCSIENIKKGLESYTGIHRRFELKGIENNIKVVDDYAHHPSEIKATLKAARSGNYPRIWTVFQPHTYTRTKFLLDEFSKAFKDTDKVIITDIYSAREKDTGEIHSRILAEKIRENGQDAIYLPDFEGIVEYLKKNASPGDLIITMGAGDVYKVGEMFLKDKQMVAVS; the protein is encoded by the coding sequence TTGGAACAATTAAGCATACTGGATCCAAATAAATTCAAGCACGTGCATTTTATCGGGATTGGCGGAATAAGCATGAGCGGGCTGGCCGAAATCCTTTTGAACCTGGGTTTTACTGTGTCCGGCTCGGACATAAGATCCTCAAATATAACTTCAAAGCTTGAAAAGAAAGGAATTAAAATATATACAGGACATAGTGAGGAAAACATTAAAGATGCGGATCTCGTAGTATATACGGCCGCCGTAAAAAGTGACAATCCGGAGCTTGCAAAAGCCAAAAGCCTCGGAATTCCCACTTTGGACAGAGCAACATTGCTGGGCGAGATAATGAAAAAATATCCTTTTAGTGTTGCCGTATCCGGTACCCATGGAAAAACGACAACCACATCCATGATTTCGCTCATTATGCTAAAATCAGCTTTAGACCCCACCATTCACATAGGAGGAGAGCTTGATGCCATCGGTGGGAACACACGGATAGGCTCAAATAAATATTTTGTCGCCGAGGCATGTGAATATGTGGAGAGCTTTTTGAAATTTCATCCTTATCTCGCTGTCGTATTAAATATTGAGGCGGATCACCTTGACTATTTTAAGGATATAGAGCATATTAAAAACGCATTCTTGAAGTTTATTCGTCTTGTTCCCGAAAACGGCTATGTGGTTGCATGTGCTGACGACCAAAACGTTTTGTCAATCCTCAAAGATGTGCATTGTAATATAATTACCTTCGGCCTCAATTCAAAAAACGCAATGTGGACGGCCGAGGATATTTCTTTCAATGAAAACGGCTTTGCAGCGTTTACCGTACTTAAAGACAATGAAAGAATTACAAACATCCAGCTCAAGGTCCCGGGCATCCACAATATAAGCAACGCCCTTGCTTCAATCGCCGCATGTTACGCCCTGGGGTGCAGTATCGAAAACATAAAGAAAGGCCTTGAAAGCTACACCGGAATTCACCGCCGTTTCGAACTTAAGGGAATCGAAAACAATATCAAGGTTGTGGATGATTATGCGCATCATCCTTCAGAAATCAAAGCAACATTAAAGGCAGCAAGGAGCGGAAACTATCCGAGAATCTGGACCGTATTCCAGCCGCATACCTATACAAGAACAAAATTTTTGTTGGATGAATTCTCCAAAGCCTTCAAAGATACGGATAAAGTTATTATTACAGACATCTACTCCGCCCGGGAAAAAGACACCGGTGAAATACATTCAAGGATTCTTGCGGAAAAGATACGGGAAAACGGTCAGGATGCCATATATCTTCCCGACTTTGAAGGAATCGTTGAATATCTCAAGAAGAATGCTTCTCCGGGAGATTTGATAATTACGATGGGAGCCGGCGATGTGTACAAGGTCGGTGAAATGTTCCTCAAAGACAAGCAAATGGTGGCAGTAAGCTGA
- the purR gene encoding pur operon repressor: MEKFHRNERLAVLMKTLCDSPGETFTLGSFAEMFGSAKSTISEDMDIVQNLLQKFDLGSVESIAGSTGGIRFVPGCKKEKVKSVLNSLCQDLSNSQRILPGGYLYMLDIIYDPKRIFEIGSIFAGYFFKREIDCVITVETKGIPLAFATAKQLGVPLMIARHNSEATDGPSVNINYVSGSSKKIQTMVLPMRALKGHSRLLFIDDFMKGGGTAKGIIDMAKEFECEVVGIGVFIETLEPAKKLVDDYVSLITLNIVNTEEKLIDVKPSKEWL, from the coding sequence ATGGAAAAGTTTCATAGAAATGAACGGCTTGCTGTTTTGATGAAGACCCTGTGTGATTCACCGGGAGAGACCTTTACCCTTGGAAGTTTTGCGGAAATGTTTGGTTCTGCAAAGTCCACAATAAGTGAAGACATGGATATTGTGCAGAATTTGCTTCAAAAGTTTGACCTGGGGTCTGTCGAAAGCATAGCCGGTTCAACGGGGGGTATAAGATTTGTTCCCGGGTGCAAAAAAGAAAAAGTGAAATCCGTTCTGAACTCCCTGTGCCAAGACTTGTCAAACAGTCAGAGAATTCTTCCGGGCGGATATTTGTATATGCTGGATATTATTTATGACCCTAAAAGGATATTCGAGATAGGATCTATTTTTGCGGGTTATTTTTTTAAAAGGGAAATAGATTGTGTCATTACGGTGGAGACAAAAGGAATCCCCCTTGCCTTTGCCACTGCAAAACAGCTGGGGGTGCCTTTGATGATAGCAAGGCACAACAGTGAAGCCACGGACGGACCTTCGGTAAACATAAACTATGTATCCGGCTCATCGAAGAAGATTCAGACAATGGTTCTTCCCATGAGAGCTCTCAAAGGCCATTCAAGGCTTCTTTTCATAGACGATTTCATGAAAGGCGGAGGTACCGCCAAAGGCATAATTGATATGGCAAAAGAGTTTGAATGTGAGGTTGTGGGAATCGGAGTGTTTATTGAAACTTTGGAGCCGGCTAAAAAGCTGGTTGATGATTATGTTTCTTTGATTACCCTGAATATTGTAAATACGGAGGAAAAACTTATAGATGTAAAGCCCAGCAAAGAATGGCTGTAG